The window TGTCATCTAGATCAATTAGTGTTATACCTGCTGACTGAACGGTTACATCCAAAGGTGTATTTTCCTTTCGATTTTCCGGCTTTGAATGCGAATGTTCCTCAAGGTTCTTAGCTAGTTTTTCGGGATTCgcatttttatattctgTATACAGTTTCTCAACTAGATCGagtttcttattttcattgataAACTTTACATTTGCCCTATATGCAGCGTAAACTGGTTTATGATCGCTTATTTTCAAAGGTGCATCTGAATATGCTAACGGATGCAAGTTTTCACCATTATATATGATTCTATCAGTCCAAGATGGGGTTCTTGCTTTCTCAGAAGTATCGTAATTATCAGTACCATAATCATACTTATAAGTCGGGCGAAATTGAAGGGTTGGTTCTTTAAATCCTTGGAATACTACGCCTTCGTTTATTTCTTGAGTCAATTGATCGTATTGAAGCAATCTACCAACATAGTCATCTTTCTGAGCCCTTAATTCCCTTCTGACCTCTTCATTCGTCAAGGTTATCCTGTAATTCAGGTCACCTAACCAAAATAATGAATCATGATGAGGTATTGTTTTAGATCTTGGAAAGGTTATATTCCTGTATATGTTGTTGTAGTCATGACGACGTTCGTCAATGTTACTGGCGCCAGCTGATAAATGTGTGTTAACAAAACAGAACGATGTTGCCCCATAATCGAATCTAATTGCTACCGCACCTTTGTTACCAGTGATACCACCAAAACCTGTCTTTTTACTAGACCCTCCTACCTGTTTAACATTATGGGCCTTATCCGACCTCacaaagaataatattaagaGTGAAGACATTTGCTCCACTCTAAGAAGAAGATACTTTTCTTCGTATTGATTCAAACAGTCAGTAACCATAGTCTCCcaaaaagaactttttgTATAATCTGCATTTAGAATAGACCCTGCGGTCAACTCTATAACCTCTTGTAACCCCAAAACAACGACATCAGGCTTAAATTTATCACCAATAGGAAACAACCATTCAGATAGATCTGCTTTTCTAGAGTTGCCATTAACATTAAATGTACCAACAAGCAAATTTATACTAGAATGTGTGGtaaattcatcttctgattCTGAAAGTCTTTCATTAACGTATTCGCAGATTGGATCATATAATTCAACAACTTGCTGATGCGGTAGTTTGCCCAAAAGTGTGTCGATATTTAGCTGTTTCCCTTTATCCacaaaattattgatataCATTCTGCTCACGGACTTTGTTGCATCAGAAAGAGCACCAGATAAAGACATTTTACCTTTCCTAGAATATGAAGATTTTAGAGCATTTGTGCCAGTATAGATCTGTGATAGCTGATCACCATGATCGGCCCATAAAACGTTCTCTTTTTGTACaaattcattatcatcgATGAAGCTTTTTGGTTTAATCAATCGaaaatcttccaaaaaCAGCTTGAATACATTTAGTGAAATCGTTTGTTGGATCAAATTAGTCCTATCTAAACAATCCAAACAATTAGTTCTAAAGACACCGTCTTGTTCGGATATTAATCGCTGTTCTTTTACATCATACGAGAAATAGCCGGCAGCCAAAATTGTGTTTCTTATTTTAGGGATAATCCTGCTTGCAGCTGCAAAGCCATCTTGAGAAGTTTCCCTATGGAAATCAAAATCCGTTAGAAATACATCCCTACCAATTTCCATTTTGTTTGAGTTATTCAAATGCTCCTTATACCTCCTAGATAATTGGATTTCTGAAGACTTGGTGGACAACAAGTTGATTATGTGAACTGGCCCATATTTCTTCGACAGTCTCATAAAGTGTTCATCAAAGGTGGGCTGTGTAGCTTCGACAGATCTGGTAATTTGGATCTTTGGACTTATCAATGATGTATCTTGCTCCCAAAAAATCGGAATGCTACCCCTTATTTGCGTAAAGGCATAACAATACTGAGAAGAGTACATGATCATTTCTGTTTCAACGAAGTTTGCTACATGCCCTTCATCATCTATACCACGTGCATTAAATCTTGTACCTGCCCTTTTCCAACTTTGTCTGGAGATAATTGTGAGCCCCACTTTCAATTTATTAATATAGCTGAAAATTGTTTCTGCAAACCCTCGGATGACGGTCGTGAGGAATCCCTGTTCATCTAGCAATTCCTTAGTCGGTATGTCTAGTCTGTCTCTGTATGTAATGATCTCGTCCATAAGAAATGAGTTCCACATAAACTCCCTgtcaaaattatcaaaactCAAAGAATGTTCCGTGAATCCACGTTTCTGCAATGTGCAAGTCAGATCAAAATCGGTGCTGTAATAAAAGGATCCATTTGATAGTAGCTTTTTTAATTCATGGCATGGGTGCTTGGAAACTTGATCTTGAGCATTTAAACTCctcgaagaaga is drawn from Saccharomyces mikatae IFO 1815 strain IFO1815 genome assembly, chromosome: 14 and contains these coding sequences:
- the INP52 gene encoding phosphatidylinositol-3-/phosphoinositide 5-phosphatase INP52 (similar to Saccharomyces cerevisiae INP52 (YNL106C) and INP53 (YOR109W); ancestral locus Anc_2.171); the encoded protein is MKILLSKQQTRKIAIVSETHGLVFRPIDNKTSRRSTCAVELVPKTDLNGRGFKKLSRHEIYGFIGLIEIEGLIFIATITEKSKVAQPIPNKTVNKIYAVDFFCLNNSKWDFMDIDSAGYPILTNDGDFTSSSRPSISTRSSRASLHSSSSRSLNAQDQVSKHPCHELKKLLSNGSFYYSTDFDLTCTLQKRGFTEHSLSFDNFDREFMWNSFLMDEIITYRDRLDIPTKELLDEQGFLTTVIRGFAETIFSYINKLKVGLTIISRQSWKRAGTRFNARGIDDEGHVANFVETEMIMYSSQYCYAFTQIRGSIPIFWEQDTSLISPKIQITRSVEATQPTFDEHFMRLSKKYGPVHIINLLSTKSSEIQLSRRYKEHLNNSNKMEIGRDVFLTDFDFHRETSQDGFAAASRIIPKIRNTILAAGYFSYDVKEQRLISEQDGVFRTNCLDCLDRTNLIQQTISLNVFKLFLEDFRLIKPKSFIDDNEFVQKENVLWADHGDQLSQIYTGTNALKSSYSRKGKMSLSGALSDATKSVSRMYINNFVDKGKQLNIDTLLGKLPHQQVVELYDPICEYVNERLSESEDEFTTHSSINLLVGTFNVNGNSRKADLSEWLFPIGDKFKPDVVVLGLQEVIELTAGSILNADYTKSSFWETMVTDCLNQYEEKYLLLRVEQMSSLLILFFVRSDKAHNVKQVGGSSKKTGFGGITGNKGAVAIRFDYGATSFCFVNTHLSAGASNIDERRHDYNNIYRNITFPRSKTIPHHDSLFWLGDLNYRITLTNEEVRRELRAQKDDYVGRLLQYDQLTQEINEGVVFQGFKEPTLQFRPTYKYDYGTDNYDTSEKARTPSWTDRIIYNGENLHPLAYSDAPLKISDHKPVYAAYRANVKFINENKKLDLVEKLYTEYKNANPEKLAKNLEEHSHSKPENRKENTPLDVTVQSAGITLIDLDDTSSYVPPPLPASRSQSSIIGYGESCTDVPLDKSKHNVLPPPPPTPRHSKETSPKPSALLKDTPITSVSPYKSENTLIDLKRHITPKPLPSAPAMSRPVSSQKTPISLQDHTDTVNIKRNISPPCTPIRRKSSATLNETSVSTENSRLCSIVTTTKDTAVSPKAPTKSKKPPIAKKPEHLSAVGSKLNTTQKDSMKVTLSDPNFDELLLSRKKVTPKVPAKKPELEKLGMDSWKVRNPI